The Pseudomonas sp. FP198 genomic interval TCAGACCCAACGCGACCGACCAGCCGAGGGTATCTACGTGGAAGGCCCAGAAGCCCATTTCTTTAGCTTCTGCTGCAGTGTGAGCAAAGCCCCAGCTGCCATTGGGTAGCTGACCGAAGGTCAGGTTCTGCAAGTGGTGCTGGATATAGCCCGAAGCGGTTGTCTCTGCCATGGTTGCCTCAAACGCCCTAAGGTCTCGAAAGTCTTGTTCTCATTAGCAGGGGAGCAAACCAGCTGACCATCTGGGTCAGCAGGAACACGCCGAATACAGCCAGCGGCGCCAATGGCTTCACACCTGCGAACGTCAGTGCAAACAGCACTGCCGTCAAAATCAGTTTCCCCGCCTCGCCGGCATAAAAAGACCGGACGATGGCTTGGGCTGCTCGGGCGCCGGAAAACCGAAATGCCCTGTGAGCGAAGTAAATATTGGGAAGCAAGGCTATCAGGCCTCCGCAAAGACCCGAGTATCCGGCGACGACTCCTTTCCATTGCCAGAGCGCCAACGCGGCGATCAGTACAACGACGAACTGGGTCAATAACACCGGGAAAACAGCCAGACGATGGAACGGCAAGCGGTTTGGCGTGCGTGTTTCCATCGCTTTTGCTCTCCAATGGTCGGCTGCCGGAATTCAATAACTTGGCATAATTTGTGCCGACAAAATGCGCGCAGAGTATAGGGGCGGTTCTGCCCCTATTCAACCTCAAGGTAGTGATTTCCGACTGCGCGCTACAAGGGCAATTGTTTCAGCGAATGTGCGCAAGAACACCTTGCAGCTCATCGAGGGAGTTATAACCGATCACCAGTTGCCCTTTGCCCTTCTTTCCGTGGCGAATCTGCACCGCAGAGCCCAGGCGCTCGGCCAGGCGCTGCTCCAGGCGAGCGATGTCCGGATCGGGTTTTGGTGCTTCGACAGGGGCGGGTTTGCCGCTCAGCCATTGACGAACCAGTGCCTCGGTTTGGCGCACGGTCAGGCCGCGTGCGACAACATGTCGCGCCCCTTCAACTTGTTGATTTTCCGGCAAACCAAGCAACGCCCGGGCATGCCCCATCTCCAGGTCGCCGTGGGACAGCATGGTCTTGATGACTTCCGGCAAGGCGATCAGTCGCAGCAGGTTGGCCACGGTCACACGGGACTTGCCCACCGCTTCGGCGACCTGTTGCTGGGTCAGCTGGAACTCCTGCTGCAAGCGCTGCAAGGCCACCGCTTCTTCGATCGGATTGAGGTCCTCGCGCTGGATGTTCTCGATCAGCGCCATGGCGATCGCGGTTTCATCCGGGACGTCGCGGACCATCGCCGGGATGGTTTCCTGGCCGGCTTGCTGGCTCGCGCGCCAGCGGCGTTCGCCGGCGATGATCTCGAACCGCCCATTGGCGATCGGCCGGACCACGATAGGCTGCATCACGCCCTGGGTCTTGATCGACTGGGCCAGTTCTTCCAGCGCCTGTGGGTCCATGTCCCGACGCGGCTGGTATTTGCCACGCTGGATCAGGTCCAGCGGCAAATGCTGCAATTCGCGCTGATCGACCTGGACTGCCTGTTCTTCAAGCGAACTGACAGTCGGACCGCTGAGCAGCGCATCCAGTCCACGTCCGAGACCTCGTTTCTTGACGGCCATGGGGTTTCCTTAAGTTGGCTGGGCTGCAGCGATGCGTGGCTGGCGGCGTTGACGGCGAACCATCTCGCCCGCCAGGGCCAGGTAGGCCAGCGCGCCACGCGATTGTTTGTCATAGGCCAGGGCCGGCATGCCATAGCTCGGCGCTTCGGCCAGGCGGATGTTCCGCGGAATGACCGTGTCGTAGAGCTGCTCGCCGAAATGCTCCTTGAGCTGGGCCGACACGTCGTTCATCAGGCTCAGGCGCGGGTCGTACATCGTGCGCAACAGGCCTTCGACTTTCAGCTCCGGGTTCAGCAGTTCAGCGATGCGCTTGATGTTATCCACAAGGTCGCTCAACCCCTCGAGGGCGAAGTACTCACACTGCATGGGGATGATCACCCCATCGGCGGCAACCAACGCATTGAGGGTCAGCATCGACAGTGACGGTGGGCAGTCGATCAGGATGTAGTCGTAATTTTCACGAACCGGCGCCAACGCGCTGCGCAGGCGGCTCTCCTTCATCTGCATTTCCAGCAGCACCACTTCTGCCGCCGTCAGGTCACGGTTGGCCGGCAGCAGCTGGTAGCCACCGTGCTCGGAGAAATGCATGGCCTGACCCAGGTCGCACTCACCGATGAGCACGTCATAGATGGAGTTTTCCAGGCCATGTTTATCCACACCGCTGCCCATGGTGGCGTTGCCCTGTGGATCGAGATCGATCAACAGCACCCGGCGCTTGGTCGCGACCAGGGATGCTGCGAGGTTGATGCAGGTGGTGGTCTTGCCCACACCACCCTTCTGGTTCGCTATCGCGAATACCTTAGCCATTCTTGCTTGTGTTCCCAATCATGCCGTGCGGCGCAGTATCAGCAGATGGCGTTGGCCTTGGCAACCGGGTACGGCCAAGGCGTGTTCGCTATCGAGGTGGAAGTCTGCCGGCAATGCTACCAGCTCATCGGCCGGATGAACGCCCTTCATTGCCAGCCAGCGTGTATCGGCGTCGCCCAGGTGGCGCGTCCAGTTGCTGAAATTCTCCATGCTGCTGAACGCCCGGGAAATGATTCCGTTGAACGGCTCTGCAGGCTGGAACGCTTCGACGCGGCTGTGGATAACTTGCAGGTTATCCAGTTTCAGTTCGAGTTTGACCTGGGTCAGGAAGCGGGTTTTCTTGCCGTTGCTGTCCAGACAGGTCACTTGCGAGCCGGGAAACAGGATCGCCAGCGGAATACCAGGCATACCACCGCCGCTACCGACGTCGAGCCAGCGACCGTCTTCGATGAAAGACATCACGCTGAGACTGTCGAGCAGGTGCCGCGAGACCATTTCATCCGGATCACGCACGGCGGTCAGGTTGTAGGCCTTGTTCCATTTGATCAGCAACGCCAGGTAACCCAGCAACTGCGCGTGCTGGGCTTCGGTGAGGCTGACGCCGAGCTGACGGGCACCTGTGGATAATTCTTCAGCGTGTTGCGAGGTGACCATCGAACTCAAGCGCTTTGCTCCAACTGGCGGCCCGCGCCGCGTTTTTTCAAATGAATCATCAACAG includes:
- a CDS encoding F0F1 ATP synthase subunit I; the protein is METRTPNRLPFHRLAVFPVLLTQFVVVLIAALALWQWKGVVAGYSGLCGGLIALLPNIYFAHRAFRFSGARAAQAIVRSFYAGEAGKLILTAVLFALTFAGVKPLAPLAVFGVFLLTQMVSWFAPLLMRTRLSRP
- a CDS encoding ParB/RepB/Spo0J family partition protein, whose protein sequence is MAVKKRGLGRGLDALLSGPTVSSLEEQAVQVDQRELQHLPLDLIQRGKYQPRRDMDPQALEELAQSIKTQGVMQPIVVRPIANGRFEIIAGERRWRASQQAGQETIPAMVRDVPDETAIAMALIENIQREDLNPIEEAVALQRLQQEFQLTQQQVAEAVGKSRVTVANLLRLIALPEVIKTMLSHGDLEMGHARALLGLPENQQVEGARHVVARGLTVRQTEALVRQWLSGKPAPVEAPKPDPDIARLEQRLAERLGSAVQIRHGKKGKGQLVIGYNSLDELQGVLAHIR
- a CDS encoding ParA family protein, giving the protein MAKVFAIANQKGGVGKTTTCINLAASLVATKRRVLLIDLDPQGNATMGSGVDKHGLENSIYDVLIGECDLGQAMHFSEHGGYQLLPANRDLTAAEVVLLEMQMKESRLRSALAPVRENYDYILIDCPPSLSMLTLNALVAADGVIIPMQCEYFALEGLSDLVDNIKRIAELLNPELKVEGLLRTMYDPRLSLMNDVSAQLKEHFGEQLYDTVIPRNIRLAEAPSYGMPALAYDKQSRGALAYLALAGEMVRRQRRQPRIAAAQPT
- the rsmG gene encoding 16S rRNA (guanine(527)-N(7))-methyltransferase RsmG — encoded protein: MVTSQHAEELSTGARQLGVSLTEAQHAQLLGYLALLIKWNKAYNLTAVRDPDEMVSRHLLDSLSVMSFIEDGRWLDVGSGGGMPGIPLAILFPGSQVTCLDSNGKKTRFLTQVKLELKLDNLQVIHSRVEAFQPAEPFNGIISRAFSSMENFSNWTRHLGDADTRWLAMKGVHPADELVALPADFHLDSEHALAVPGCQGQRHLLILRRTA